One genomic window of Brachionichthys hirsutus isolate HB-005 chromosome 22, CSIRO-AGI_Bhir_v1, whole genome shotgun sequence includes the following:
- the cped1 gene encoding cadherin-like and PC-esterase domain-containing protein 1: MLLLLRRRSGPLPVPVPVLLLLGAGGCLFYRTLVVVRNRLRSGPPPAEEGLMEETRRIISVLESSRRQVWTRRRAVLLTGRHLASDPEVQLYQWVLQQLDYEVQMSRYAETSSFLRANQGVSGWSLLLCLGSSERSCLRRMSLSHLQHHQRVNLLPEVKEAFSDAGGGLCDFYARSHLTESELPMMPHSCGSTNQKLQVGPNGLPPAEAPPPALVAMVNLYVLVTSMNPLTSFLHDISVVKTNEEPRGRATKLRKLLLQQLGPAASHDALQQMKKVVGEVLKAAVSTNQEPPAAYRCVLCYQLLTFTLLFSRTLTPVVIQVDTDLTFSSLSPDAFDRQITRDLVLEDTLRFLLPTNTHLPPGRRGRQDDGCRGTNGVCLSDEDVLLLLQFEGQMKTSSSSASSAFHPLHPSVSSSSSSSSSGPHSVSDLLVGISRFYQRGRRGLATNETARRPAASSSGPCVDPHLRQIYTDPPLSLTPPFSPWIKEYRVEVAFDTVTVRIRPEPVTAGCRVHLDDHQGPRMANYPVGLGNSRISILVTEDAGPEPVVMTIYTVHMYRENRPSLPMFGDHMTCGFMQDCGLRVQPGRSCGLQPSIRSQRPLQACSSGHAPGQWLVPCLSCSDNRTCDWREVAWQPDGCYHPIVDRLRLQDCMRDRKVLFIGDSTNRGMMFFLMERLNSSLVDWGQAHDTLVYRNLNGGRTLAGYSYYPQFWLDRKLRPTFRQALLQLLDRSRPLANSNRTVLMVGGVQWLNTAHLRTIRDVLNRESLGDILVVLKSLGMGFHLPVDGIRSLSLTELRELYRTNHQIITAAKHHGYEAVDTFSITMGRYKEFLQGRCACHFHQVETFGSAGPSHNTMSTTNRSGSNSAGTGLDTQSYVLDKKVGLKAPSYHVSGPVNEVYSEILLSRLCPRT, from the exons atgctgctcctgctccggcGCCGCTCCGGTCCGCtcccggtgccggtgccggtgctgctgctcctcggggcgggggggtgtcTCTTCTACCGGACCCTGGTGGTGGTCCGGAACCGGCTCCGCTCCGGACCACCTCCGGCGGAAGAAGGTCTGATGGAGGAGACCAGGAGAATCATTTCTGTTCTGGAGTCGTCACGGAGACAG GTGTGGACTCGGCGCCGGGCGGTCCTGCTGACGGGTCGGCACCTGGCCTCCGACCCGGAGGTCCAGCTGTACCAGtgggtcctgcagcagctggactaCGAGGTCCAGATGTCCCGCTACGCCGAGACCAGCAGCTTCCTCAGAGCGAACCAAG gtgtgagtgggtggagcctgcTGCTGTGTCTCGGTAGTTCAGAGCGCAGCTGTCTGAGAAGAATGTCCCTCTCCCACCTGCAGCATCATCAAAGG GTGAACTTGTTGCCTGAGGTGAAGGAGGCGTTCTCAGATGCAGGGGGAGGGCTCTGTGACTTCTACGCTCGCTCACACCTGACAG AATCCGAGTTACCCATGATGCCGCACTCCTGTGGATCGACCAATCAGAAGCTGCAGGTTGGACCTAACGG ACTCCCCCCtgctgaagccccgccccctgctctggttgccatggtgaatcTTTACGTTCTTGTGACGTCGATGAACCCGCTGACGTCCTTCCTGCATGACATCAGCGTGGTGAAGACGAACGAGGAGCCGAGGGGGCGGGCCACAAAG CTCAGgaagctcctgctgcagcagctgggacCAGCGGCatcccatgatgctttgcagCAGATGAAGAAGGTCGTAGGTGAAGTGCTGAAGGCGGCCGTGTCAACCAATCAGGAGCCACCGGCCGCCTACAG gtgtgtgttgtgttacCAGCTGCTGACCTTCACTCTGCTCTTCAGCAGGACCCTCACACCTGTCGTCATCCAG gtggaCACCGATCTGACCTTCTCCTCTCTTAGTCCCGATGCGTTTGACAGACAGATCACCAGAGACCTGGTCCTGGAGGACACTCTGCGCTTCCTGctgcccacaaacacacacctgccacCCGGGAGGCGGGGCCGACAG GACGATGGCTGCAGAGGGACAAACGGCGTCTGTCTGTCGGACGAGGacgttcttcttctgctgcagtttgaggGACAGATGAAGACGTCCTCGTCCTCGGCGTCCTCGGCTTTTCATCCG ctgcatccTAGCgtctcgtcctcgtcctcgtcctcgtcctccggtCCCCACAGCGTCTCTGACCTCCTGGTCGGGATCAGCCGTTTCTACCAGCGTGGGAGGCGTGGCTTGGC AACCAATGAGACGGCGCGAAGACCGGCCGCCTCCTCTTCAG ggccgtGTGTGGACCCCCACCTTCGACAGATCTACACAGACCCGCCCCTCAGTCTGACCCCGCCCTTCAGTCCCTGGATCAAAGAGTATCGTGTCGAAGTGGCCTTTGATACGGTGACTGTTCGGATTCGTCCAGAACCCGTCACAGCTGGCTGCCGGGTCCACCTGGACGACCACCAAGGCCCCCG GATGGCGAACTACCCGGTTGGCCTTGGCAACAGCAGGATCAGTATCCTGGTGACGGAGGATGCTGGGCCGGAGCCTGTTGTCATGacgatctacaccgtccacatgtacCGCGAGAACCGGCCCAGTTTGCCCATGTTCGGAGATCACATGACGTGCGGCTTTATGCAG GACTGCGGTCTGCGGGTCCAGCCCGGACGGTCCTGTGGTCTCCAGCCTTCCATCAGGTCTCAGAGACCCCTGCAGGCCTGCAGCTCAGGACACGCCCCAG GTCAGTGGCTTGTCCCATGTCTCAGCTGCTCTGACAACAGAACATGTGATTGGAGGGAGGTTGCTTGGCAACCAGATGGCTGTTATCACCCAATAGTGGATCGTCTCAGATTGCAGGACTGCATGAGGGACAGGAAG GTGCTGTTCATCGGCGACTCCACCAATCGGGGGATGATGTTCTTCCTGATGGAGCGGCTCAACTCCAGCCTGGTGGACTGGGGACAGGCCCACGACACGCTGGTCTACAGGAACCTGAACGGGGGCCGGACGCTGGCCGGGTACTCGTACTACCCTCAGTTCTGGCTGGACAGGAAGCTCAGACCCACGTTCAGacaggctctgctgcagctgctggacag GTCACGACCTCTAGCCAACTCCAACCGAACTGTTCTGATGGTGGGAGGAGTCCAGTGGCTCAACACGGCCCACCTGAGGACCATCAGAGATGTGCTGAACAG AGAGTCTCTCGGTGATATTCTGGTGGTGCTGAAGTCTTTGGGGATGGGCTTCCATCTTCCTGTCGACGGGATccgttctctcagtctg ACTGAGCTCCGAGAGCTTTACAGAACGAACCATCAGATCATCACGgcagcaaagcatcatgggtACGAGGCGGTCGACACCTTCAGCATCACAATGGGTCGATACAAGGAGTTCCTGCAGGGGCGCTGTGCCTGTCACTTCCATCAG GTGGAGACGTTTGGGTCAGCCGGGCCTTCACACAACACCATGTCGACAACCAACCGAAGCGGATCCAACAGTGCTGGAACTGGACTCGACACCCAATCATACGTGTTGGACAAGAAGGTGGGGCTAAAGGCCCCATCCTATCACGTGAGCGGACCAGTGAACGAGGTGTACTCTGAGATCCTGCTTAGCCGCCTATGCCccagaacctga
- the wnt16 gene encoding protein Wnt-16 codes for MRQRVLRNRGVRDVGTLSLLLACVCPLCCRASWMWMGVTSVGGAEELGCAALPPQQLFLLPAVQAGARLAVAECQRQFRRERWNCPTGDRAPVFGYELTSGTKETAFIYAVMAAGLVHAITRACSHGNATACGCGLPEGGWQWGGCSDHVQDGTWFSRKFTDNAVKNTSRTRGGFTPLTVNRHNSEVGRQAISGTMALQCRCHGASGSCAVKTCWKSMAAFERIGAYLKERYERAVQVYRPRRKTRTSVDQQQLVYFNKSPSYCLEDRGRGLAGTRGRSCSRTSAGADGCNLLCCGRGYDTRVARRVRRCGCRFVWCCHVRCSRCESVNRIHTCK; via the exons ATGAGACAGCGAGTCCTGCGGAACCGCGGAGTCCGGGACGTGGGCACCCTGAGCCTGCTGCTGGCGTGCGTGTGCCCGCTCTGCTGCAGGGCCAGCTGGAT gtggATGGGTGTGACATCGGTGGGTGGGGCCGAGGAGCTGGGCTGTGCTGCCCTCCCCCCTCAGCAGCTGTTCCTGCTGCCCGCCGTCCAGGCCGGCGCCCGGCTCGCCGTCGCCGAGTGCCAGCGCCAGTTCAGGCGCGAGCGCTGGAACTGCCCGACCGGCGACCGGGCCCCCGTGTTCGGATACGAGCTGACCAGCG GAACCAAAGAGACGGCGTTCATCTATGCGGTGATGGCGGCAGGTCTGGTCCACGCCATCACGCGCGCCTGCAGCCATGGCAACGCCACGGCGTGCGGGTGTGGGCTCCCGGAGGGGGGCTGGCAGTGGGGAGGCTGCTCGGACCACGTCCAGGACGGAACCTGGTTCAGCCGCAAGTTCACCGACAACGCCGTAAAAAACACGTCGAGGACGAGAGGAGGGTTCACGCCGCTCACCGTGAACCGGCACAACAGTGAGGTGGGGCGACAG gcTATCTCCGGGACGATGGCGCTCCAGtgccgttgccatggcgccTCTGGCTCCTGTGCCGTCAAAACGTGCTGGAAGTCGATGGCGGCATTCGAACGCATCGGCGCCTACCTGAAGGAGCGCTACGAGCGCGCCGTCCAGGTTTACCGGCCCAGGAGGAAGACCAGGACCAGCGTGGACCAACAGCAGCTCGTCTACTTCAACAAGTCGCCAAGCTACTGCCTGGAGGACCGCGGGCGAGGCCTCGCCGGCACCAGGGGGCGCTCCTGCAGCCGGACGTCCGCCGGCGCCGACGGCTGCAACCTGCTGTGCTGCGGCCGAGGATACGACACGCGCGTGGCGAGACGCGTCCGGCGCTGCGGCTGCAGGTTTGTCTGGTGCTGCCACGTCCGCTGCAGCCGCTGCGAGAGCGTGAACCGCATCCACACCTGCAAATGA